A genomic segment from Curtobacterium sp. MCSS17_007 encodes:
- a CDS encoding MFS transporter: protein MSSTTTSTPTVGVAPARAASSDQVPAPRGRRVHSRRRHGFGFWAVAFAFLAVMAFATVPAPLYVVYQARDGFPTFTTTVVFAAYGVGVVAALFLAGHLSDVHGRRPLILVSIALELLAAVLFLLWNDVAGLVVARLVTGLGVGLLTATATAHLGELRVRATGSSASAQGASVAAGAVNLGGLSLGALVGGALAEYVGQPLVVPYVVFVVALAVAFVVVLAAPETVDRPEEPVPYRPQRMAAPEGQAGVFWAAGTAAFAALAVQGLFTSVAPSFLGTTFHVTDRLAAGATTFGVFAASALSQIVFARLSQRRQIRLGLVLLVGGLVVLAVAAVFLQVAGFIGGGVVAGAGVGLLFRASIARAGSLVGPERRGGVLAATFLIAYAGLTVPVVAVGAALLVVPTLPVLLGYVVFVVVLALVAGTRLAARAE from the coding sequence ATGTCCTCGACCACCACCTCCACCCCCACCGTGGGTGTCGCCCCTGCACGTGCAGCGTCCTCCGACCAGGTCCCGGCCCCGCGCGGCCGCCGCGTCCACTCCCGCCGCCGGCACGGGTTCGGCTTCTGGGCCGTGGCGTTCGCGTTCCTGGCGGTGATGGCCTTCGCGACCGTCCCGGCGCCCCTCTACGTCGTCTACCAGGCCCGCGACGGCTTCCCGACCTTCACCACCACGGTCGTCTTCGCCGCGTACGGCGTGGGTGTCGTCGCCGCGCTGTTCCTGGCCGGTCACCTCAGCGACGTGCACGGCCGACGCCCGCTGATCCTGGTGTCGATCGCCCTCGAGCTCCTCGCGGCGGTGCTCTTCCTGCTGTGGAACGACGTCGCCGGACTCGTCGTGGCCCGTCTGGTGACGGGGCTCGGTGTCGGTCTGCTCACCGCGACCGCGACCGCCCACCTCGGCGAGCTCCGCGTCCGGGCGACCGGCTCGTCCGCGTCTGCCCAGGGAGCGAGTGTCGCGGCGGGAGCGGTGAACCTCGGCGGTCTGTCGCTCGGCGCCCTGGTCGGGGGCGCGCTCGCGGAGTACGTCGGGCAGCCGCTCGTCGTGCCCTACGTCGTCTTCGTCGTCGCCCTGGCGGTCGCGTTCGTGGTCGTCCTCGCCGCGCCCGAGACGGTCGACCGTCCCGAGGAGCCGGTGCCCTACCGGCCGCAGCGGATGGCGGCGCCCGAGGGGCAGGCCGGCGTCTTCTGGGCGGCGGGCACCGCGGCGTTCGCGGCCCTGGCGGTGCAGGGGCTCTTCACCTCGGTGGCCCCCAGCTTCCTCGGCACGACCTTCCACGTCACCGACCGCCTCGCCGCGGGAGCGACGACGTTCGGGGTCTTCGCCGCGAGCGCCCTCTCGCAGATCGTGTTCGCGCGGCTCTCGCAGCGGCGCCAGATCCGGCTCGGGCTGGTCCTGCTCGTGGGTGGCCTGGTCGTGCTCGCGGTCGCGGCCGTGTTCCTGCAGGTCGCGGGCTTCATCGGCGGCGGGGTCGTCGCGGGCGCCGGCGTCGGGCTGCTGTTCCGGGCGTCGATCGCCCGTGCCGGCTCCCTCGTCGGACCCGAGCGCCGTGGCGGGGTCCTCGCGGCGACCTTCCTCATCGCCTACGCCGGGCTGACCGTGCCCGTCGTGGCGGTCGGGGCCGCGCTGCTGGTCGTCCCGACGCTCCCGGTGTTGCTCGGCTACGTGGTCTTCGTGGTCGTGCTGGCGCTCGTCGCGGGCACGCGGTTGGCGGCTCGCGCGGAGTAG
- a CDS encoding cation diffusion facilitator family transporter: MGHDHGAGHGHSHAGASERALLVAFCISAGILLAEVVGAVVTGSLALLVDAGHMVVDTGGLGIGLVATRLARRTPTAQRTWGYQRAEVLGATAQAAILLAVGVFVVVSAVQRLFVPAEVHAGPLLVFGVVGLVGNLVAYAVLARASGEGFTSRAARLEVLNDTLGSVAVIAAAVVLALTGWERADSIAAILIGLLILPRAVRLLRETANVLLESTPPGLDLDDVRAHILELDHVIEVHDLHATLVATGVPNLTAHVVVDDHCFSTAHAPRILDALQQCVAEHFDVPVEHSTFQLEPVSHRRHEHEVHA; this comes from the coding sequence ATGGGACACGACCACGGCGCAGGGCACGGGCACTCGCACGCCGGCGCCTCCGAGCGCGCGCTGCTCGTCGCGTTCTGCATCTCGGCGGGCATCCTGCTGGCCGAGGTGGTCGGGGCGGTCGTCACGGGGTCGCTCGCGCTGCTCGTCGACGCCGGGCACATGGTGGTCGACACCGGGGGGCTCGGCATCGGGCTGGTCGCCACCCGGCTGGCTCGGCGGACGCCGACGGCACAGCGGACGTGGGGCTACCAGCGCGCCGAGGTGCTCGGCGCCACGGCGCAGGCGGCGATCCTGCTCGCCGTGGGCGTCTTCGTCGTCGTCTCGGCGGTGCAGCGCCTGTTCGTGCCCGCAGAGGTCCACGCCGGCCCGCTGCTCGTCTTCGGCGTCGTCGGACTCGTCGGCAACCTGGTCGCGTACGCGGTGCTCGCCCGGGCCTCCGGAGAGGGCTTCACGTCGCGGGCGGCACGGCTCGAGGTGCTCAACGACACCCTCGGTTCCGTCGCGGTCATCGCCGCGGCCGTCGTGCTCGCGCTGACCGGGTGGGAGCGGGCCGACTCGATCGCCGCGATCCTCATCGGGCTGCTCATCCTGCCGCGGGCCGTCCGGCTGCTCCGCGAGACCGCGAACGTGCTGCTCGAGTCCACGCCGCCCGGGCTCGACCTCGACGACGTGCGCGCGCACATCCTCGAGCTCGACCACGTGATCGAGGTGCACGACCTGCACGCGACGCTCGTCGCCACCGGGGTGCCGAACCTGACGGCGCACGTCGTCGTCGACGACCACTGCTTCTCGACCGCGCACGCTCCACGGATCCTCGACGCGCTGCAGCAGTGCGTCGCGGAGCACTTCGACGTGCCCGTCGAGCACTCGACCTTCCAGCTCGAACCGGTCTCGCACCGGCGGCACGAGCACGAGGTGCACGCGTAG
- a CDS encoding EamA family transporter, whose product MLFRDRILALVVAVAWGLNFPATAIALDHWPPFLLAAVRFTLLAVPTVLFVPRPKVRFGWILLVGATLGVLQFAFLYLGMAAGMPTGLASLVIQASAPFTVVLAGVLLREKLTARQVVGVSVAVAALGVIAVHRAQTAALLPVVLVLCGALGWALGNVATRRTGPVNPLHLTLWWAVVPPVPMFALSLLVEGPARVGQAFGTAFTASALPADLGLLYIVVAGSLVGYGIWSRLLGKYPSSTVAPFSMLVPVIGVLASWAAFGEVPDLVEVVAGAVVVAAVLWSSRTGRTAPSLPVAPVTPVTLAPEDTEDTEAPPVRRDAAGSGAVSV is encoded by the coding sequence GTGCTCTTCCGCGACCGCATCCTCGCCCTCGTGGTCGCCGTGGCGTGGGGGCTGAACTTCCCCGCCACCGCGATCGCGCTCGACCACTGGCCGCCGTTCCTGCTGGCGGCGGTGCGGTTCACGCTCCTCGCGGTCCCGACGGTCCTGTTCGTCCCGCGACCGAAGGTCCGCTTCGGCTGGATCCTGCTCGTCGGCGCGACGCTCGGCGTGCTGCAGTTCGCGTTCCTCTACCTCGGCATGGCCGCCGGGATGCCCACGGGCCTGGCATCGCTGGTGATCCAGGCGTCGGCGCCGTTCACGGTCGTCCTGGCCGGGGTGCTCCTGCGGGAGAAGCTCACCGCCCGGCAGGTCGTCGGGGTCTCCGTCGCCGTCGCCGCCCTCGGCGTCATCGCGGTGCACCGCGCGCAGACAGCGGCGCTGCTGCCGGTCGTGCTCGTGCTGTGCGGCGCCCTGGGCTGGGCGCTCGGCAACGTGGCGACGCGCCGGACCGGTCCGGTCAACCCGCTGCACCTGACGCTGTGGTGGGCGGTCGTGCCGCCCGTCCCGATGTTCGCGCTGTCGCTGCTCGTCGAGGGGCCGGCGCGGGTCGGCCAGGCGTTCGGCACGGCGTTCACGGCGTCGGCGCTGCCCGCCGACCTCGGGCTGCTGTACATCGTGGTCGCGGGGAGCCTGGTCGGGTACGGCATCTGGTCCCGGCTCCTGGGGAAGTACCCGTCGAGCACGGTCGCACCGTTCTCGATGCTCGTCCCGGTGATCGGGGTGCTCGCGTCGTGGGCGGCGTTCGGCGAGGTCCCGGACCTGGTCGAGGTCGTGGCCGGCGCCGTGGTCGTGGCCGCCGTCCTGTGGTCGTCGCGGACGGGCAGGACCGCGCCCTCACTCCCGGTGGCGCCGGTGACGCCGGTGACGCTCGCGCCCGAGGACACCGAGGACACCGAGGCGCCGCCGGTCCGTCGGGACGCCGCCGGTTCCGGGGCCGTCTCGGTGTGA
- a CDS encoding LysR family transcriptional regulator — MVGFDIALLPVLRELAERGSVTAVAAATRRTPSAVSQQLRTLQRQAGVPLVERVGRGVRLTPHGRALADMATGVATALATVESAWAEHLAGVSGTVDLAVFPSAAELLLPGLLTRMRAHPGIVLELSDVDVSEGEFAPLTADHDVVIGHRPDGSRRADRAAVESVPLLREPLDVALPLDHPLAGLDRVRIEDVVDETWIGVPEDYPIDRVLTAMAAASDTPPSVAFRTIHLPVIENLVAAGHGIALVPRYTSGTRAPGRYRLATLADVRAGRRIEALTRPDRAVRPAVRTVLEALVAEATAVTT; from the coding sequence ATGGTCGGCTTCGACATCGCCCTGCTCCCGGTCCTCCGCGAGCTCGCGGAACGGGGGAGCGTCACCGCGGTCGCCGCCGCCACCCGCCGGACGCCGAGCGCGGTCTCGCAGCAGCTCCGCACGCTGCAGCGTCAGGCAGGCGTCCCGCTGGTCGAACGGGTGGGGCGCGGCGTCCGCCTCACTCCGCACGGTCGCGCGCTCGCCGACATGGCGACCGGTGTGGCGACCGCGCTGGCGACCGTCGAGTCGGCGTGGGCCGAACACCTCGCGGGGGTCAGCGGCACGGTCGACCTCGCGGTGTTCCCGTCGGCGGCCGAGCTGCTGTTGCCGGGCCTCCTCACCCGTATGCGCGCGCACCCGGGCATCGTGCTCGAGCTCTCCGACGTCGACGTCAGCGAGGGCGAGTTCGCCCCGTTGACCGCCGACCACGACGTCGTCATCGGCCACCGCCCGGACGGCTCGCGGCGCGCGGACCGCGCCGCGGTCGAGAGCGTCCCGCTGCTCCGCGAACCGCTCGACGTCGCGCTGCCGCTCGACCACCCGCTCGCCGGCCTCGACCGCGTCCGCATCGAGGACGTCGTCGACGAGACCTGGATCGGCGTGCCCGAGGACTACCCGATCGACCGCGTGCTCACCGCCATGGCGGCCGCGTCGGACACCCCGCCGTCGGTCGCGTTCCGCACGATCCACCTGCCGGTGATCGAGAACCTGGTCGCCGCCGGGCACGGCATCGCCCTCGTGCCCCGGTACACCTCGGGCACACGCGCGCCCGGTCGCTACCGGCTGGCGACCCTGGCCGACGTGCGGGCCGGCCGCCGGATCGAGGCGCTGACGCGTCCCGACCGGGCCGTCCGCCCCGCGGTCCGCACCGTCCTGGAGGCACTGGTCGCCGAGGCGACGGCCGTCACCACCTGA
- the purB gene encoding adenylosuccinate lyase codes for MTPLPPQPISPLDGRYYPIVHTVGEHLSEAGLNRARIVVEVEWLIFLTDRAMFTTSPLSVDDKAALRRVVETFGQEQIAELAEIEATTRHDVKAVEYFVRRRLSELGLDAIAELTHFACTSEDVNNLSYALTVRDTVDRVWLPAYRAVLATLRTMAEELRAVPMLSHTHGQPATPTTLGKELAVVVYRLERVLAQIEHGEYLGKFSGATGTFSAHLAADPEADWPALSKEFVEGLGLTWNPLTTQIESHDWQAELYDRVRHANRILHNLATDVWTYISMGYFTQIPVAGATGSSTMPHKINPIRFENAEANLEISSALFSTLSETLVTSRLQRDLTDSTTQRNIGVAFGHSLLALDNLRRGLGEIAVNEARLAEDLDHNWEVLGEAVQTVIRAEVTAGQSDIEDPYAMLKELTRGKRIGQDELVAFVNGLDISSGAKARLTNLTPATYTGLADELVDHLDV; via the coding sequence ATGACCCCCCTTCCCCCGCAGCCGATCAGCCCGCTCGACGGGCGCTACTACCCGATCGTGCACACGGTGGGCGAGCACCTCTCCGAGGCCGGCCTCAACCGCGCGCGCATCGTGGTCGAGGTCGAGTGGCTCATCTTCCTGACCGACCGCGCCATGTTCACCACGTCGCCGCTCAGCGTCGACGACAAGGCCGCGCTCCGCCGGGTCGTCGAGACCTTCGGCCAGGAGCAGATCGCCGAGCTCGCCGAGATCGAGGCGACGACGCGGCACGACGTCAAGGCCGTCGAGTACTTCGTCCGTCGGCGGCTCTCCGAGCTCGGGCTCGACGCGATCGCCGAGCTGACGCACTTCGCGTGCACGAGCGAGGACGTCAACAACCTGTCGTACGCGCTCACCGTCCGCGACACGGTCGACCGCGTGTGGCTGCCCGCCTACCGTGCCGTCCTCGCGACGCTGCGCACCATGGCCGAGGAGCTCCGCGCCGTGCCGATGCTGTCGCACACGCACGGCCAGCCCGCGACGCCGACCACGCTCGGCAAGGAGCTCGCGGTCGTCGTCTACCGCCTCGAGCGGGTCCTGGCGCAGATCGAGCACGGTGAGTACCTCGGCAAGTTCTCGGGTGCGACCGGCACCTTCTCGGCACACCTCGCCGCCGACCCCGAGGCCGACTGGCCCGCGCTGTCCAAGGAGTTCGTGGAGGGCCTCGGCCTGACCTGGAACCCCCTCACGACGCAGATCGAGTCGCACGACTGGCAGGCCGAGCTGTACGACCGCGTGCGCCACGCGAACCGGATCCTGCACAACCTGGCGACGGACGTGTGGACCTACATCTCCATGGGGTACTTCACGCAGATCCCGGTGGCGGGCGCCACGGGGTCGTCGACGATGCCGCACAAGATCAACCCCATCCGGTTCGAGAACGCCGAGGCGAACCTCGAGATCTCGTCGGCGTTGTTCTCGACGCTGTCCGAGACCCTCGTCACGAGCCGCCTGCAGCGCGACCTGACGGACTCGACCACGCAGCGGAACATCGGTGTCGCGTTCGGGCACTCGCTGCTCGCGCTCGACAACCTGCGGCGCGGGCTCGGCGAGATCGCCGTGAACGAGGCCCGTCTCGCCGAGGACCTCGACCACAACTGGGAGGTGCTCGGCGAAGCGGTCCAGACCGTGATCCGCGCGGAGGTCACCGCCGGCCAGTCCGACATCGAGGACCCCTACGCGATGCTCAAGGAGCTCACGCGCGGCAAGCGCATCGGCCAGGACGAGCTCGTCGCGTTCGTGAACGGCCTCGACATCTCGTCGGGCGCCAAGGCGCGCCTGACGAACCTGACGCCGGCCACCTACACGGGCCTGGCGGACGAGCTGGTCGACCACCTGGACGTCTAG
- a CDS encoding low molecular weight protein-tyrosine-phosphatase has product MSPDADAPFRVSFVCSGNICRSPMAGIVFAQIAADAGMSDRFVVESAGTGDWHVGEPADERTIAALAARGYDGSRHRARQFDPDRFPDLDLVVALDRSHERVLRSWAPTMDDAAKVTLLLRYDDAWPQQTDVPDPYYADRHEFDRVLSTVERACRALFRQLEPAVRQGAP; this is encoded by the coding sequence ATGAGCCCGGACGCCGACGCCCCGTTCCGCGTCTCGTTCGTCTGCAGCGGCAACATCTGCCGCTCCCCCATGGCCGGCATCGTCTTCGCACAGATCGCCGCCGACGCCGGGATGTCCGACCGCTTCGTCGTCGAGTCCGCCGGCACCGGCGACTGGCACGTGGGCGAGCCAGCGGACGAGCGCACGATCGCGGCGCTGGCGGCGCGCGGATACGATGGCAGCAGGCATCGCGCCCGTCAGTTCGACCCGGACCGGTTCCCGGACCTCGACCTGGTGGTCGCACTCGACCGCTCCCACGAACGCGTCCTGCGGTCGTGGGCACCGACGATGGACGACGCCGCCAAGGTGACGCTCCTGCTGCGGTACGACGACGCCTGGCCCCAGCAGACCGACGTACCGGACCCGTACTACGCGGACCGGCACGAGTTCGACCGAGTGCTCTCGACCGTCGAGCGGGCCTGCCGGGCGCTCTTCCGCCAACTCGAACCGGCAGTCCGTCAGGGAGCCCCATGA
- a CDS encoding phage holin family protein, which yields MRFLVRLVVNAVALWLTTLIVSGVTVTPFGDGDTTAVVLTFLLVAFVFGLVNAVIGTIIRIVAFPLYVLTLGLISLIVNAVLLLIVAGISDTIGFGLQVESFGWGIVGAFVLAVFSWLIGLFVRPVLNRQRP from the coding sequence ATGCGATTCCTCGTCCGCCTCGTCGTCAACGCCGTCGCGCTCTGGCTCACCACGCTCATCGTGAGCGGCGTCACCGTCACCCCGTTCGGTGACGGCGACACCACCGCCGTCGTGCTCACGTTCCTGCTCGTGGCGTTCGTGTTCGGGCTCGTGAACGCGGTCATCGGCACGATCATCCGGATCGTCGCGTTCCCGCTCTACGTCCTGACGCTCGGTCTCATCTCGCTGATCGTCAACGCCGTGCTGCTGCTCATCGTCGCCGGCATCTCGGACACGATCGGCTTCGGGCTGCAGGTCGAGTCCTTCGGCTGGGGCATCGTCGGAGCGTTCGTGCTCGCCGTGTTCTCGTGGCTGATCGGGCTGTTCGTGCGCCCGGTGCTGAACCGCCAGCGTCCGTGA
- a CDS encoding histidinol-phosphate transaminase, with protein sequence MTDERVHIRPEVAVLPAYKQGRQAAPDAFKLSSNENPFPPLPGVVEAVQAQTAYNRYPDATALAVRAVLADRAGLTVDEVHVAPGSVAILHELAKATSGPGDEIVYAWRSFEAYPGVVTVAGAASVQVPNRPDGGHDLDAMADAVTERTRMVIVCTPNNPTGPVVTGAEFEAFMARVPSTVLVVLDEAYAEFVTEPTAVRGTPLLERYPNLVVLRTFSKAYGLAGLRVGYAFGPAYVLDAVRACAIPLSVTAQGQAAALASLERETELLERVAELAASRDRIVTALRGQGWDVPDAQGNFVWLPTRELTAHAAERFEAAGIIVRAFGNEGIRVSIGEHEAVETLLETAGSLVGDLQAAR encoded by the coding sequence GTGACTGACGAGCGCGTGCACATCCGGCCCGAGGTGGCCGTCCTCCCCGCGTACAAGCAGGGTCGTCAGGCCGCACCCGACGCGTTCAAGCTGTCGAGCAACGAGAACCCCTTCCCGCCGCTGCCCGGCGTGGTCGAGGCCGTGCAGGCGCAGACCGCCTACAACCGCTACCCGGACGCCACCGCCCTGGCCGTCCGCGCCGTGCTCGCGGACCGCGCGGGTCTGACGGTGGACGAGGTCCACGTCGCACCGGGCAGCGTCGCGATCCTGCACGAGCTGGCGAAGGCGACGAGCGGTCCCGGTGACGAGATCGTCTACGCGTGGCGCTCGTTCGAGGCCTACCCGGGCGTCGTCACGGTCGCGGGTGCCGCCAGCGTGCAGGTGCCGAACCGTCCCGACGGCGGGCACGACCTCGACGCAATGGCCGACGCGGTCACCGAGCGCACCCGCATGGTGATCGTCTGCACGCCGAACAACCCCACGGGTCCCGTCGTCACGGGCGCCGAGTTCGAGGCGTTCATGGCCCGGGTGCCGTCGACCGTGCTCGTGGTGCTCGACGAGGCCTACGCCGAGTTCGTCACCGAGCCCACCGCGGTCCGGGGCACCCCGCTGCTCGAGCGGTACCCGAACCTCGTCGTCCTCCGCACGTTCTCCAAGGCGTACGGACTCGCGGGCCTGCGCGTCGGCTACGCGTTCGGTCCGGCGTACGTGCTCGACGCCGTCCGTGCCTGCGCGATCCCCCTGTCCGTGACCGCACAGGGTCAGGCCGCGGCGCTCGCGAGCCTCGAGCGCGAGACCGAGCTGCTCGAACGCGTCGCCGAGCTCGCGGCCAGCCGTGACCGCATCGTCACCGCGCTGCGTGGCCAGGGCTGGGACGTCCCGGACGCCCAGGGCAACTTCGTGTGGCTGCCGACGCGGGAGCTGACGGCGCACGCCGCCGAGCGGTTCGAGGCCGCCGGCATCATCGTCCGGGCCTTCGGGAACGAGGGCATCCGGGTGTCGATCGGGGAGCACGAGGCTGTGGAAACGCTCCTCGAAACGGCGGGGTCGCTTGTGGGGGACCTCCAGGCGGCCCGGTAG
- a CDS encoding thiamine pyrophosphate-dependent enzyme, whose translation MSFHAAAPATATVRILDPEGRFVETDENAEYAAVARAIPDETLLAMHRRMVLTRRFDHAGHNLQRTGQLGLWVPSHGQEAAQVGSVFALRAQDHVFPSYREHAVTMHRGVEPMEIIAMYRGQTHGGWDPDERGNTHISTLVIGSQTLHATGYALGQQLDGDVGTGDPDRDACTIVYFGDGATSQGDVNEAYVFAASTKAPVVFFLQNNHWAISVPVATQSPTPLVDRPRGFGIPSVRIDGNDVLASYTASLVATDHARSGQGPAFVEAETYRIGAHTSSDDPTRYRLDDELASWVERDPISRSAAYLRSRGVSDEQLARFDEEGEDIAADVRRRTVALTPPSVDVMFDNVYREPHPVTTAQKAWLEQYEAGYEGGSH comes from the coding sequence ATGTCATTCCACGCCGCGGCCCCCGCGACGGCCACCGTCCGGATCCTCGACCCCGAGGGCCGGTTCGTGGAGACCGACGAGAACGCCGAGTACGCCGCCGTCGCGCGGGCGATCCCGGACGAGACCCTGCTGGCGATGCACCGCCGCATGGTGCTCACGCGTCGGTTCGACCACGCGGGCCACAACCTCCAGCGCACCGGTCAGCTCGGCCTCTGGGTCCCGAGCCACGGGCAGGAGGCAGCGCAGGTCGGTTCCGTCTTCGCCCTCCGTGCACAGGACCACGTCTTCCCGTCGTACCGCGAGCACGCCGTCACGATGCACCGCGGTGTCGAGCCGATGGAGATCATCGCGATGTACCGCGGCCAGACGCACGGCGGCTGGGACCCGGACGAGCGCGGCAACACGCACATCTCGACCCTCGTGATCGGTTCGCAGACGCTGCACGCGACGGGCTACGCGCTCGGTCAGCAGCTCGACGGCGACGTCGGCACCGGCGATCCCGACCGTGACGCCTGCACCATCGTCTACTTCGGCGACGGCGCGACGAGCCAGGGCGACGTGAACGAGGCGTACGTGTTCGCCGCGTCGACGAAGGCTCCCGTCGTCTTCTTCCTGCAGAACAACCACTGGGCGATCTCGGTCCCCGTGGCCACGCAGTCGCCGACCCCGCTCGTCGACCGCCCGCGTGGCTTCGGCATCCCGAGCGTCCGCATCGACGGCAACGACGTGCTGGCGTCGTACACGGCGTCCCTCGTGGCGACCGACCACGCCCGCTCCGGTCAGGGGCCGGCCTTCGTGGAGGCGGAGACCTACCGCATCGGCGCGCACACGAGCTCCGACGACCCGACCCGCTACCGCCTCGACGACGAGCTCGCCTCGTGGGTCGAGCGCGACCCGATCTCCCGCTCGGCCGCGTACCTGCGCAGCCGTGGCGTCTCCGACGAGCAGCTCGCGCGCTTCGACGAGGAGGGCGAGGACATCGCCGCCGACGTCCGTCGCCGCACGGTCGCCCTGACCCCGCCGTCGGTCGACGTCATGTTCGACAACGTGTACCGCGAGCCGCACCCGGTCACCACCGCGCAGAAGGCCTGGCTCGAGCAGTACGAGGCCGGGTACGAAGGGGGCTCCCACTGA
- a CDS encoding alpha-ketoacid dehydrogenase subunit beta — protein sequence MAKALNAGLAAAMAADDKVLLMGEDIGRLGGVFRITEGLQERFGAERVRDTPLAESGIIGTAIGLALRGYRPVVEIQFDGFVWPGFDQITSQLAKMQNRLPAHMSLPVVIRIPYGGHIGAVEHHQESPEAYFAHTPGLRVVSPSTPNDAYWMIQEAIASKDPVVFLEPKSRYWPKGEVDFVGGHVPMHTTRVARTGTEVTLVGHGAMVATLMQAADIAEAEGTSCEVIDLRSISPIDWEPLLASVRKTGRVVIAQEASGFVSVGSEIAATVAEQCFYTMQAPPIRVSGFDVPFPVSKLEHLHLPDADRVLEAVDRALAY from the coding sequence ATGGCCAAGGCGCTCAACGCCGGTCTCGCCGCCGCCATGGCCGCGGACGACAAGGTCCTGCTGATGGGCGAGGACATCGGCCGCCTCGGCGGTGTCTTCCGCATCACCGAGGGGCTGCAGGAGCGCTTCGGCGCCGAGCGCGTCCGCGACACCCCCCTCGCGGAGTCCGGCATCATCGGCACCGCGATCGGCCTCGCCCTGCGTGGCTACCGTCCGGTCGTCGAGATCCAGTTCGACGGCTTCGTCTGGCCGGGCTTCGACCAGATCACCTCGCAGCTCGCGAAGATGCAGAACCGTCTGCCGGCGCACATGTCGCTGCCGGTCGTCATCCGCATCCCCTACGGCGGTCACATCGGCGCCGTGGAGCACCACCAGGAGTCCCCGGAGGCGTACTTCGCGCACACCCCGGGCCTGCGCGTGGTCAGCCCGAGCACCCCGAACGACGCGTACTGGATGATCCAGGAGGCGATCGCGTCGAAGGACCCGGTCGTGTTCCTCGAGCCGAAGTCGCGCTACTGGCCGAAGGGCGAGGTCGACTTCGTCGGCGGCCACGTGCCGATGCACACCACGCGCGTCGCCCGCACCGGCACCGAGGTCACCCTCGTCGGTCACGGTGCGATGGTCGCCACCCTCATGCAGGCGGCGGACATCGCCGAGGCCGAGGGCACCAGCTGCGAGGTCATCGACCTCCGCTCGATCTCCCCGATCGACTGGGAGCCACTCCTGGCCTCGGTGCGGAAGACCGGCCGCGTCGTCATCGCACAGGAGGCGTCCGGCTTCGTCAGCGTCGGCAGCGAGATCGCCGCGACCGTCGCCGAGCAGTGCTTCTACACGATGCAGGCACCGCCCATCAGGGTCTCCGGGTTCGACGTCCCGTTCCCGGTGTCGAAGCTCGAACACCTCCACCTGCCGGATGCGGACCGTGTCCTCGAGGCCGTCGACCGCGCCCTCGCATACTGA